Proteins found in one Paenibacillus wynnii genomic segment:
- the pflB gene encoding formate C-acetyltransferase: MSVIEKDVQEVKSGWRSFAKGKWSRKVNVNDFIEKNIKPYLGKEDFLAGATHNTNELWKLVSEMTKQEIANGGVLDVDVNTVSTIVSHNPGYIDKDKEQIVGVQTDAPFKRSVQPFGGIKMMIDACNAYGFELPQGIVDMFTNIRKTHNQGVFDAYTNDMRAARKSGVITGLPDAYGRGRIIGDYRRVALYGVDFLIKEKKQDLLNLELDSMSDHVIRLREEISEQIRALGELKKMAQMHGFDISKPANTAKEAFQWVYFGYLAAIKEQNGAAMSLGRVSSFLDIYVQRDLEEGVLNEEQAQELVDHFVMKLRIVKFLRTPDYNELFSGDPTWVTESIGGMSVDGTTRVTKSSFRFLHTLYNLGPAPEPNLTVLWSEQLPEGFKNYCAKVSIETSSIQYENDDLMRPIYGDDYGIACCVSAMRIGKQMQFFGARANLAKALLYAINGGVDEKSGAQVGPELPRITSEYLDYDEVMKRFHPMMDWLAKLYMNTLNVIHYMHDKYSYERIEMALHDRDILRTMACGIAGLSVTADSLSAIKFAKVKVIRNEQGIAVDFETEGEFPCYGNNDDAVDNIAVELVETFMTKIRKNHAYRDALPTQSVLTITSNVVYGKKTGTTPDGRKKGEPFAPGANPMHGRDKKGALASLSSVAKLPYEDSLDGISNTFSIVPKALGKEEEGRKSNLVSMLDGYFGSKGHHLNVNVFAREQLMDAMEHPENYPQLTIRVSGYAVNFIKLTREQQMDVINRTFHGSM; the protein is encoded by the coding sequence ATGTCGGTGATTGAAAAAGATGTACAAGAGGTTAAGTCGGGATGGCGTTCTTTTGCAAAAGGTAAATGGTCAAGAAAAGTAAATGTTAATGATTTTATTGAGAAGAACATCAAGCCATACCTAGGTAAAGAAGATTTCCTAGCAGGCGCTACTCACAACACCAACGAACTTTGGAAACTCGTTTCCGAAATGACCAAACAAGAAATTGCCAACGGCGGAGTACTTGATGTGGATGTTAATACTGTATCCACAATCGTATCCCATAACCCTGGTTATATCGACAAAGACAAAGAGCAAATCGTAGGCGTTCAAACAGATGCACCTTTCAAACGTTCCGTACAGCCTTTTGGCGGTATCAAAATGATGATCGATGCTTGTAACGCATATGGATTTGAACTTCCACAAGGTATTGTGGATATGTTTACGAACATTCGCAAAACGCATAACCAAGGCGTATTTGATGCATATACAAACGATATGAGAGCAGCTCGTAAATCCGGTGTTATTACTGGTCTTCCTGATGCTTACGGTCGCGGTCGTATTATCGGTGACTACCGTCGTGTAGCTCTTTACGGTGTCGACTTCCTCATTAAAGAAAAGAAACAAGATTTATTAAACCTCGAATTGGATTCCATGAGCGATCATGTAATTCGTCTTCGTGAAGAAATATCCGAACAAATTCGCGCTTTGGGCGAATTGAAGAAAATGGCTCAAATGCATGGCTTCGATATTTCCAAGCCGGCTAACACAGCTAAAGAAGCTTTCCAATGGGTGTACTTCGGTTACCTGGCAGCAATTAAAGAACAAAACGGTGCGGCAATGTCCCTAGGACGCGTATCCTCGTTCCTTGATATTTATGTTCAACGTGATCTTGAAGAAGGCGTTCTGAACGAAGAACAAGCACAAGAATTGGTTGACCATTTTGTCATGAAGCTGCGCATTGTTAAGTTCTTGCGTACACCTGACTATAATGAATTGTTCAGTGGTGACCCTACTTGGGTAACAGAATCCATTGGTGGTATGTCTGTAGATGGAACTACTCGCGTTACGAAGAGCAGCTTCCGTTTCCTACACACGCTGTACAACCTAGGCCCTGCTCCAGAACCAAACTTGACAGTACTTTGGTCCGAACAATTGCCTGAAGGCTTCAAGAATTACTGTGCGAAGGTTTCTATCGAAACCAGCTCCATCCAATATGAGAATGACGATTTGATGCGTCCGATCTACGGAGACGACTACGGTATCGCTTGTTGCGTATCCGCAATGCGTATCGGTAAACAAATGCAATTCTTTGGAGCTCGCGCTAACTTGGCAAAAGCATTGCTGTATGCAATCAACGGTGGTGTAGATGAGAAGTCCGGCGCTCAAGTTGGACCTGAACTGCCACGTATTACTTCTGAATATCTTGATTATGATGAAGTAATGAAACGGTTCCACCCTATGATGGACTGGCTTGCTAAGCTTTACATGAACACATTGAATGTTATTCACTATATGCATGATAAATATTCCTACGAGCGTATCGAAATGGCACTGCATGACCGTGATATTCTGCGGACAATGGCTTGTGGTATCGCTGGTCTGTCTGTTACAGCTGACTCCTTGAGTGCTATCAAATTCGCTAAAGTTAAAGTAATTCGCAACGAACAAGGTATCGCGGTTGACTTCGAAACCGAAGGCGAATTCCCTTGCTACGGTAACAACGACGATGCTGTTGATAACATCGCAGTTGAATTGGTTGAAACTTTCATGACTAAGATTCGCAAAAACCATGCTTACCGTGACGCATTGCCTACACAATCCGTGTTGACAATTACTTCAAATGTAGTATACGGTAAAAAGACTGGTACTACACCTGATGGTCGTAAAAAAGGCGAACCGTTCGCACCGGGCGCTAACCCAATGCACGGCCGTGATAAGAAAGGTGCTTTGGCTTCCCTGAGTTCCGTTGCTAAATTGCCATACGAAGATAGCTTGGATGGAATCTCCAACACTTTCTCTATCGTGCCTAAAGCACTGGGTAAAGAAGAAGAAGGACGTAAATCCAACCTTGTATCGATGCTTGACGGATACTTTGGCAGCAAAGGTCACCACTTGAATGTTAACGTATTTGCTCGCGAACAATTGATGGATGCTATGGAGCACCCAGAGAACTATCCACAATTGACAATCCGTGTATCCGGCTATGCAGTTAACTTCATCAAGCTGACTCGCGAACAACAAATGGATGTAATTAACCGTACTTTCCACGGTTCGATGTAA